The following are encoded together in the Planctobacterium marinum genome:
- a CDS encoding tetratricopeptide repeat protein, with product MKKLFIATMSVLLLGACVSNYNQKQDNRQDNHQSVAPQVVVPEHIGAQYSLNEADIFRLTAEQEADFKAWFYDPIRIDEPVHDRVYYYLDKYTDGFDYRGNTYNATQAMTHKAGNCLSLAIMTTALAKIVGVEVGYQLVNATPVYKKRNNVLLLSYHVRTFLYDPSWRPKKDVITLIRPRLIVDYFPNRYDVPGDEISEQQFMGMYYRNLAADALLQDQLSEAFWFAEKALSLAANDAENINMMAVIYRRLQEDDLAEAFYQYGMAAAENNTNLLSNYAVMLEAQNRPEQAELIRQKLLEFPDSNPYAWIKLGHDAFLEGQHGRAISYYQRAMALAPYLDEIYFGLAKSLYQRGEFTAAAEAMRTAAEKSWEQSQRQLYYAKLSALRARKFDK from the coding sequence TTGAAAAAACTCTTCATTGCAACCATGAGTGTTTTGCTTTTAGGGGCTTGTGTCAGTAACTACAATCAAAAACAAGATAATCGGCAGGATAACCATCAAAGTGTCGCACCTCAGGTTGTTGTTCCGGAACATATCGGTGCTCAGTACTCGCTCAATGAGGCTGATATTTTTCGCTTAACAGCTGAGCAAGAAGCTGATTTTAAAGCCTGGTTTTACGATCCAATCAGAATCGATGAACCCGTTCACGATCGGGTCTATTATTACCTGGATAAATACACCGATGGCTTCGACTATCGAGGTAACACCTACAACGCCACTCAGGCGATGACTCACAAAGCAGGAAACTGTTTGTCCCTTGCCATCATGACCACTGCTCTTGCAAAAATTGTTGGGGTTGAAGTGGGCTATCAACTAGTCAATGCGACCCCGGTGTACAAGAAACGAAATAACGTTCTGTTGCTTTCTTATCACGTGCGTACTTTTTTGTATGATCCAAGTTGGCGACCTAAAAAAGACGTGATTACTCTTATTCGCCCAAGGTTGATTGTAGATTATTTTCCCAATCGCTATGACGTTCCAGGCGATGAAATTAGTGAACAACAATTTATGGGCATGTATTACCGCAATCTGGCTGCCGATGCGTTGTTGCAAGACCAGTTGAGCGAAGCTTTTTGGTTCGCTGAAAAAGCTCTTTCACTGGCAGCTAATGATGCCGAAAACATTAATATGATGGCGGTTATTTATCGGCGGCTGCAAGAGGATGATTTGGCTGAGGCATTTTATCAATACGGAATGGCCGCGGCTGAGAATAATACCAATCTGTTGAGTAACTACGCTGTCATGTTGGAAGCGCAAAACAGACCTGAACAAGCGGAGTTAATTCGTCAAAAATTATTGGAATTTCCAGACAGTAACCCTTATGCCTGGATAAAACTAGGACATGATGCCTTCCTTGAGGGGCAGCATGGTAGAGCCATAAGTTATTATCAGCGAGCTATGGCTTTGGCCCCTTACCTTGACGAAATTTATTTCGGTTTGGCTAAAAGTTTGTATCAGCGCGGTGAGTTTACTGCCGCAGCTGAAGCGATGCGCACCGCCGCAGAGAAATCCTGGGAGCAATCCCAAAGGCAGCTTTATTACGCTAAATTGTCGGCTCTGCGGGCCCGTAAGTTCGATAAATAA